Part of the Usitatibacter palustris genome, GCCAGATCCTTGCCTCGCACATCCTTTCGAAGCACGATTGCAGCGTGGTCGTCGCGCACGACGCGAAGGAAATCCTCGCCGCGCTCGAGCAGGACCTCTACGACCTCGTGTTGATCGAAACCGCGCTCGAAGGGCTGAACACGCCCGACACGCCGGCGCGCCTGCGCAAGGCCATGCAGCGCGGCGGCGAAGGCGTTCGCGTGGTGGCCCTCAGCGTCGAACACAGCGCCGACTGGGCCAAGGCGCGCGTCGCCGAAGGCTACAACGCCGCGCTCGCCAAGCCCATCCAGAAGGATGCGCTGGTGGCCCTGCTCACTCCGAAGGAAGCGTAGTCCCCTTCAGCGCGGCCAGAGCGCGAGCACGAAGTCTCGCTGCTTCGCAACGCCATCCGCGCGCGCCACGGGATCCGGGTCGTAGTCGTTCTCCTGGTCGGCGAGGTTGCGCGTGAGCAAGTGCCCCAGGTTCGGATAAGCCACCAGCTCGCAACGGCCTCCACCCGAGGCCACCCGATCACAGAATCGCCGCGCTCCGGCGAGTGGCGTGAGCGTGTCCTTTTCCCCGTGGACGATGTGCACCGGTGGCATGCGGGGCCGGATGTGTTCGACGGGAGAGTACGCAGCCGCTGGCTCGCGATCGCGAAGCAGGCGGCGAAAATGTCCGTCGGCACTCAGGTCGAGCGCCGGCGACCAGAGCACCAGGGCATCCGGCCCGCCGACGCCGTACGTTCCGTTCGTGTTGCCGCACCCGATCGTCGCCGATGCCGCGGCCAGGTGACCGCCCGCCGAGACGCCGTACGCAACAATCCGATCGGCGCGCGCGCCCAACGTGGCGGCCTTCGATCGCATCCACTGGAACGCGTGGCACACGTCGGAGAGTGCGTCGATCGGCGTGACCTGGGCGCCCGACAGTCGATACTGCACGGGCACCGCGACCCACCCCAGTTCAGCGTAGCGGCGCGCGGTCGCGAACACCCAACTCGGCTCCCCCGCGCTCCAGCCGCCTCCGTGAAAGAGCAGCATCACCGGCCGCGGGGCAGTTCCCTCGGGCTGCGCCTTCGCGAACACGTAAGCCTTGAGGGCCACGCCATCGACTTCGCGGTAGGTGTGAACGACCGGAGCCAGCGGTTCCGCAGCGGCCTGTGCAGCGGCCGGCGAGTGAATCCCCGCGCCCGCTGCGAATGCGGCGAGAGTGAATACGATCCTGCGGAGCGGCCGGGATGTCGTCATGCTGCCTCCTCGTCGTTCCTACGTTGCCGCGGTGCGGCGCTCGGGCTCCACGCTGTGCAGGTAGGTCGTCAAGGTATCGGTGGGCGGCGCGGTGGAGAGCTGCGTTGCAATCCGGCCGATGCCGCCGCGGTGGTATCCACCATGTGTCGCGACGTGGGCGAGGATTTCCTCGCGGGACATGCAGCCCTTCATCCCGTCCGTGAAGGTGAACGGCACGCGCTCCGACAGGCGCTCCGGCGGAAGCGTGGCGATGTACTCGAGGTACCAGCGATCCGAGGCAGCCTGTGCGCGATGCAGTTCCTGCTGGGTTGGCGTCGCGTCCGTGTTGACCCGCGTGTACGGATGGGGCTTGCCCGCCAGGTGGGCCGCGAAGATCTGGTCCACGACATAGACGTGGTTGAGCAGGCGGATGGCCAGGTGCCGTTCGGCTTCGTGCCCGGCCGGGTCGAGCGACTCGAGTTCGGTGAAGAGCGCCTCGTTGGCCCACGCCTTGTACTTGAAAAGCGACTGAAGTAAAGCTGAAGCGCTCATCGGTTCCTCGGTTCGTCAGGGGTCTGCGGATTGTATGACGTCATTGATCGTCTTCAGGAAGCCGCCGAACATCTCGAAGGCGTCGACGGCCACGTCGTCCTCGACACGCTTGGAAATCGCGGTGAGGGGAAAGATGAGCACCGTCGTTTCCAGCCAGCGCAGGGCGGGATCGCGTCCGAATTCGTCCTCCACGGCCACCCAGGACAGTTGCGGCATCTCCTGCACGAGGGCATCGCCCAGGGCGATCCCGAGCGACTGGAGCTTCCAGGTCTCGGTCTTCTCCGCCCAGCCGTTGTCGAGCACGGCCTGGATCACGCGCAGCTTCGCCGAAAGAGGCTCGTAGCCTTTCGCATCCTCGAAGTGGCCGACCACCCATTCGCGATGCGCCTCGATGCGCTGGATATCTTCCTCGTTCAGCGTCTCGATCGATTGGGTCACGGGCGGGCCGCGAAGAATTGCTCGAGCGCTTGCGCGAGCTCCGTGGAAAGAGGAATCGCAGGATCGCCGTACGAAGCCATCTGCTTGTCCCTTTCGGCGGGAACGATCTTCAGGATGTGGTTCATTCCCGCGATGACCTTCAGCGCGCACTTCGGGTTGGCCGCGTGAAGCTTCCGCGCGTCCGCGACCTCGACCTGGATGTCCGTTCCGCCTTGCACGATCAGGCACGGCACGCGAAGTTTCGCGAACTCGTCCGCCGGCGAGTACTTGAACCACGAGATGAGATACGGCTGGACGCTCGGGCGATACAGAGCCGACAGCTGCGAAGGCACGTCGCCCACCGTCTTCCCGGCCTCGAGTGAGACAAGGATCGCTTCGCTCCTCGCGCCCAGCTCAGGAGGCAGGCGGCCCTTGAGCTGGCGCCGCAGCGCCGTGGCAGCCCGTTCCGCGGGACCCGCGATCGAGATGAAGGCCGAAGCCGGGTTGCGCTGGGCGGCAAGCAATCCGATCAGCGATCCTTCGCTGTGCCCCAGGACCACGACGCGGGAGAAGCGCGAGTCCTTCGAGAGCTGCGCGATCCAGGACGCGGCGTCCTCGACGTAGGTCTCGAGGCGCAGGTCGGCCTCCTCACGGGCGGCCTCGCGGCTGGCCGCGACGCCGCGCTTGTCGTAGCGCACCGACGCCACGCCGTGCTCGTTGAGCGCAGCCGTGAGCATCTTCAGGCTGTCGTTCCTGCCGGACGCGAGCGGGGTGTTGCCGTCGCGATCGGTGGGGCCGGAGCCGGCGATGACCAGGACGACCGGAACCCACGGGGCGCCCGGCGGCATGGTCAGCGTGCCCTTGATCGTGCCGGTCGGGGTCTCCAGCTCGATCGGGTGCTCCAAATCCACTTCCGGCGGCGCGGCCTCGAAGTGCTTGACGATGTTCTGGAACAGATTCGCCCAGCGCTCGCACGACGCCATGACATCGGCCATGGGCGTTTTCTCAGTGCTTGTCGGACTACGCTGCCACACCACCAGGTTCCACAGGGGAGCCATGCTGTCCGTGCGCGCGATTCGCAGGTGCTTGTCGCTCACGCTCGAAACCGAATAGCCATCGCCGGCCGAAGCGTCCGCCCCCTTGCGAAGGTACTTCCTTGCGCCGCCCTGCTCCGAGGCGAGGCCGTACTCCTTTCCTTCGTTGCGGCCATGGGCCTGGTACGCGCTGGCAACCAGGCGGTCCCCTTCGAATTCGTACGTCATCAGGCACAGGTAGCCGCCGATGACGTTCAGCGCCTTGGCGAGCTCGCGAGCTTGCGGGGGCGGGGGCGCCTTCAGGATGAGCTTCTCCGTGGCCACGGGATCGAGCAT contains:
- a CDS encoding DUF3806 domain-containing protein produces the protein MTQSIETLNEEDIQRIEAHREWVVGHFEDAKGYEPLSAKLRVIQAVLDNGWAEKTETWKLQSLGIALGDALVQEMPQLSWVAVEDEFGRDPALRWLETTVLIFPLTAISKRVEDDVAVDAFEMFGGFLKTINDVIQSADP
- a CDS encoding alpha/beta hydrolase; protein product: MLRCLAALAMATNALAAPPAKLDGTWMLDPVATEKLILKAPPPPQARELAKALNVIGGYLCLMTYEFEGDRLVASAYQAHGRNEGKEYGLASEQGGARKYLRKGADASAGDGYSVSSVSDKHLRIARTDSMAPLWNLVVWQRSPTSTEKTPMADVMASCERWANLFQNIVKHFEAAPPEVDLEHPIELETPTGTIKGTLTMPPGAPWVPVVLVIAGSGPTDRDGNTPLASGRNDSLKMLTAALNEHGVASVRYDKRGVAASREAAREEADLRLETYVEDAASWIAQLSKDSRFSRVVVLGHSEGSLIGLLAAQRNPASAFISIAGPAERAATALRRQLKGRLPPELGARSEAILVSLEAGKTVGDVPSQLSALYRPSVQPYLISWFKYSPADEFAKLRVPCLIVQGGTDIQVEVADARKLHAANPKCALKVIAGMNHILKIVPAERDKQMASYGDPAIPLSTELAQALEQFFAARP
- a CDS encoding alpha/beta hydrolase, whose translation is MTTSRPLRRIVFTLAAFAAGAGIHSPAAAQAAAEPLAPVVHTYREVDGVALKAYVFAKAQPEGTAPRPVMLLFHGGGWSAGEPSWVFATARRYAELGWVAVPVQYRLSGAQVTPIDALSDVCHAFQWMRSKAATLGARADRIVAYGVSAGGHLAAASATIGCGNTNGTYGVGGPDALVLWSPALDLSADGHFRRLLRDREPAAAYSPVEHIRPRMPPVHIVHGEKDTLTPLAGARRFCDRVASGGGRCELVAYPNLGHLLTRNLADQENDYDPDPVARADGVAKQRDFVLALWPR
- a CDS encoding DinB family protein; amino-acid sequence: MSASALLQSLFKYKAWANEALFTELESLDPAGHEAERHLAIRLLNHVYVVDQIFAAHLAGKPHPYTRVNTDATPTQQELHRAQAASDRWYLEYIATLPPERLSERVPFTFTDGMKGCMSREEILAHVATHGGYHRGGIGRIATQLSTAPPTDTLTTYLHSVEPERRTAAT